In Drosophila yakuba strain Tai18E2 chromosome X, Prin_Dyak_Tai18E2_2.1, whole genome shotgun sequence, a single genomic region encodes these proteins:
- the LOC6524402 gene encoding 40S ribosomal protein S12, mitochondrial: MNFLRQSFGITKQLASQAIQSSYETAIRGMASLQQMHRSGPHIKTRPPRQPLDGKPFAKGVVLKTLIKKPKKPNSANRKCVLVRLSTGKEMVAYIPGIGHNLQEHNIVLCRVGRLQDVPGVKLKAVRGVYDLAHVIKKGQ; encoded by the exons ATGAATTTTCTGCGGCAATCCTTTGGCATTACGAAACAGTTGGCTTCGCAGG CCATACAGAGCAGCTATGAGACCGCCATCCGTGGTATGGCATCGCTGCAGCAGATGCACCGCAGCGGACCGCACATAAAGACGCGACCTCCGCGCCAGCCGCTGGATGGAAAGCCCTTCGCCAAGGGCGTCGTCCTGAAGACGCTGATCAAGAAGCCCAAGAAACCGAACTCAGCCAACCGAAAGTGCGTGCTGGTGCGCCTGTCCACCGGCAAGGAGATGGTGGCCTACATACCCGGCATCGGGCACAACCTGCAGGAGCACAACATCGTGCTGTGCCGCGTGGGGCGACTGCAGGACGTGCCCGGCGTGAAGCTGAAGGCTGTGCGTGGCGTCTACGACTTGGCGCACGTCATCAAGAAGGGCCAATAG